From one Oxyura jamaicensis isolate SHBP4307 breed ruddy duck chromosome 15, BPBGC_Ojam_1.0, whole genome shotgun sequence genomic stretch:
- the LOC118175032 gene encoding apelin receptor A-like has product MSGAWQDGRTPEITESQNHLLGGAAGGAARAAAALSLGTTALGFAAPLLLMAVCYCCVGAAVRRHLRPRRAEAAARRRLLRLIAALVAVFAGCWLPFHLLKSLFVLAAAGLLELPCALLGLISRLHPYATCLAYLNSCLNPLLYAFLDGRFRAQCRLLLGLRGARRPPAAASSTLSAQTQRSEVPSGGTKV; this is encoded by the coding sequence CTgggcggcgcggcgggcggcgcggcgcgggcggcggcggcgctgagCCTGGGCACGACGGCGCTGGGCTTCGCGGCGCCGCTGCTGCTGATGGCCGTGTGCTACTGCTGCGTGGGCGCCGCCGTTCGCCGCCACCTGCGCCCCCGCCGCGCCGAGGCGGCGGCGCGGAGGCGGCTGCTGCGGCTGATCGCCGCGCTGGTGGCCGTCTTCGCcggctgctggctgcccttCCACCTGCTCAAGAGCCTCTTCGTGCTGGCCGCCGccgggctgctggagctgccgtGCGCGCTGCTCGGGCTCATCTCGCGCCTGCACCCCTACGCTACCTGCCTCGCCTACCTCAACAGCTGCCTCAACCCGCTGCTCTACGCCTTCCTCGACGGGCGCTTCCGCGCCCAGTGCcgcctgctgctggggctgcgcggggcgcgccgcccgcccgccgccgcctcctccacGCTCAGCGCTCAGACCCAGCGCTCCGAGGTGCCTTCGGGGGGCACCAAGGTGTAG